A window from Gallus gallus isolate bGalGal1 chromosome 5, bGalGal1.mat.broiler.GRCg7b, whole genome shotgun sequence encodes these proteins:
- the LOC112532507 gene encoding scavenger receptor cysteine-rich type 1 protein M130-like isoform X1 translates to MWGTMVPARVLGLLLCVHVCMGSEELRLVDGGGRCAGRVEVKHEGEWGSICSYDMQWSTREASVVCRQLGCGTVAHTSPYAPFGQGKGRIWLHTIFCDGTETTLQDCSHYGWGNHYCGHEWDVGVICTEALELRLVDGRGPCDGRVEMKLRGRWGTVYDGAWGMNHAEVVCQQLGCGSAAHTTFTSHILEAHSTLMLARVNCKGTEKAIWDCNIQSWGPYSVMTDYNASVVCQGFSRLAGGDSECSGRLEVRQGQTWVSVCHGHVDLMAAQVVCRELGCGTALA, encoded by the exons atgtGGGGCACGATGGTGCCTGCcagggtgctggggctgctgctgtgcgtgCATGTCTGCATGG GCAGCGAGGAGCTGCGGCTGGTGGATGGCGGTGGGCGCTGTGCCGGTCGCGTGGAGGTGAAGCACGAAGGCGAATGGGGCTCCATCTGCAGCTATGACATGCAGTGGAGCACGCGAGAGGCCAGTGTGGTGTGCCgccagctgggctgtggcacTGTGGCCCATACGTCCCCATACGCCCCATTTGGGCAGGGCAAGGGACGCATCTGGCTGCATACCATCTTCTGCGATGGCACTGAGACCACcctgcaggactgctctcaCTACGGCTGGGGGAACCACTACTGTGGCCATGAGTGGGATGTTGGGGTGATCTGCACAG AGGCGCTGGAGCTGCGGCTGGTGGACGGTCGGGGACCCTGCGATGGGAGAGTGGAGATGAAGCTGCGGGGACGCTGGGGCACAGTGTATGACGGTGCTTGGGGCATGAATCATGCCGAGGTGgtgtgccagcagctgggctgtggctctgctgctcaCACCACTTTTACCTCACACATTTTGGAAGCCCACAGTACCCTAATGTTGGCCCGTGTCAACTGCAAGGGAACTGAGAAAGCCATCTGGGACTGCAACATTCAGAGTTGGGGTCCCTACAGTGTCATGACTGATTATAACGCCTCTGTGGTCTGCCAAG GGTTCTCCCGGCTGGCCGGAGGGGACAGCGAGTGCTCAGGAAGGCTGGAGGTGCGGCAGGGCCAGACCTGGGTCAGCGTCTGCCATGGCCACGTGGACCTCATGGCCGCCCAGGTCgtctgcagggagctgggctgtggtACTGCACTGGCC
- the LOC101748953 gene encoding scavenger receptor cysteine-rich type 1 protein M130 isoform X1 — MQHPGRLAPLGGMQAVSPVVGLRDASSGDKPHIWARSRLLEAGTRQAADNPADSGSHRTSPSPLAPASRGCLYLPLPILGCRLCMWGTMVPARVLGLLLCVLVCMGSEELRLVDGGGRCAGRVEVKHKGEWGSVCSYDFDWDIRGAGVVCRQLGCGTVAHASPYAPFGQGKGRIWLHPFCRGTESILQNCPNFGWGNHYCGHEWDVGVICTEALELRLADGRGPCDGRVEVKLRGRWGTVFDDAWDMDDAEVVCQQLGCGSAASTKFTWRISQVSSPVMLVRVNCNGTEKAIWDCSIQGWGPYSALLDYDTSVVCQGFSRLAGGDSECSGRLEVRQGQAWVTICHGHVDLMAAQVVCRELGCGTTVAALPFWDGAFKCNGTEPLLSACTQQPPHIETCTHAATIICSPYTKFQLVDGGSICTGRVEVEARGVWGPLCATAWDMPDAHILCHHLGCGSAISLPPPGHFGMGTGMPRSDAFRCSGSERHPGQCPVEVLGQPACPPGHTAAVNCSGVAEPLRLHGGESRCDGRLEVAVRPGVWARVPVGLWDNGTATVVCRQLGCGVPEKIHAAPANGSGPIELQELRCVGTEELLAQCNVTRMATEPSKSPEELAIACSGECTG, encoded by the exons ATGCAGCACCCAGGCAGGCTGGCTCCCCTCGGTGGCATGCAGGCAGTGAGCCCCGTGGTGGGGCTGCGTGACGCCAGCAGCGGAGACAAGCCTCATATTTGGGCACGAAGCAGGTTATTGGAGGCTGGGACCCGGCAGGCGGCTGATAACCCTGCTGATAGCGGCTCCCACCGTACCTCGCCATCCCCATTGGCTCCTGCCAGCAGGGGCTGCCTAtatctccccctccccatcctgggctgcaggctgtgcatgtGGGGCACGATGGTGCCTGCcagggtgctggggctgctgctgtgcgtgCTTGTCTGCATGG GCAGCGAGGAGCTGCGGCTGGTGGATGGCGGTGGGCGCTGTGCCGGTCGCGTGGAGGTGAAGCACAAAGGCGAATGGGGCTCCGTCTGCAGCTACGACTTCGACTGGGACATACGAGGGGCGGGCGTGGTGTGCCgccagctgggctgtggcacTGTGGCCCATGCGTCCCCATACGCCCCATTTGGGCAGGGCAAGGGACGCATCTGGCTGCATCCCTTCTGTCGCGGCACAGAGTCCATCTTGCAGAACTGCCCCAACTTTGGCTGGGGGAATCACTACTGTGGCCATGAGTGGGATGTTGGGGTGATCTGCACAG AGGCGCTGGAGCTGCGGCTGGCAGACGGTCGGGGACCCTGCGATGGGAGAGTGGAGGTGAAGCTGCGGGGACGCTGGGGCACAGTGTTTGACGATGCTTGGGACATGGATGATGCTGAGGTGgtgtgccagcagctgggctgtggctcGGCTGCAAGCACGAAGTTTACCTGGCGAATTTCACAAGTTAGCAGTCCTGTAATGTTGGTCCGTGTCAACTGCAATGGGACCGAGAAAGCCATCTGGGACTGCAGCATTCAGGGTTGGGGTCCCTACAGTGCCCTTCTTGATTATGACACCTCTGTGGTCTGCCAAG GGTTCTCCCGGCTGGCCGGAGGGGACAGCGAGTGCTCTGGGAGGCTGGAGGTGCGGCAGGGCCAGGCCTGGGTCACCATCTGCCATGGCCATGTGGACCTCATGGCTGCCCAGGTCgtctgcagggagctgggctgtggtACTACAGTGG cagcactgccgtTCTGGGATGGCGCCTTCAAGTGCAACGGCACCGAGCCCCTCCTTTCTGCTTGCACACAGCAGCCTCCTCACATTGAGACCTGCACCCATGCTGCTACAATCATCTGCTCCC CTTACACCAAGTTCCAGCTGGTGGACGGAGGCTCAATCTGCACAGGGCGAGTGGAGGTGGAGGCACGAGGGGTGTGGGGACCCCTGTGTGCCACTGCCTGGGACATGCCTGATGCACACATCCTCTGCCACCATCTGGGCTGCGGCTCTGCCATCTCCCTGCCCCCACCCGGCCATTTTGGGATGGGAACAGGGATGCCACGGAGCGATGCCTTCAGATGCAGTGGGAGCGAGCGGCACCCGGGCCAGTGCCCCGtggaggtgctggggcagcCTGCCTGCCCCCCCGGGCACACTGCAGCCGTCAACTGCTCAG GTGTCGCCGAGCCCCTGCGGCTGCACGGTGGGGAGAGCCGTTGTGACGGGCGCCTGGAGGTGGCCGTGCGCCCCGGAGTCTGGGCCCGTgtgcctgtggggctgtgggacaaCGGCACTGCCACCGTGGTGTGCCGGCAGCTGGGCTGCGGTGTGCCTGAGAAAATCCATGCTGCGCCGGCCAATGGCTCGGGCCCCatagagctgcaggagctgcgcTGTGTTGGCACCGAGGAGCTCCTGGCACAGTGCAATGTAACACGGATGGCCACAGAGCCCAGCAAGAGCCCCGAGGAGTTGGCCATCGCCTGCTCAGGTGAGTGCACTGGGTAA
- the LOC107053424 gene encoding scavenger receptor cysteine-rich type 1 protein M130-like isoform X1, translating to MQHPGRLAPLGGMQAVSPVVGLRDASSGDKPHIWARSRLLEAGTRQAADNPADSGSHRTSPSPLAPASRGCLYLPLPILGCRLCMWGTMVPARVLGLLLCVLVCMGSEELRLVDGGGRCAGRVEVKHKGEWGSVCSYDFDWDIRGAGVVCRQLGCGTVAHASPYAPFGQGKGRIWLHPFCRGTESILQNCPNFGWGNHYCGHEWDVGVICTEALELRLADGRGPCDGRVEVKLRGRWGTVFDDAWDMDDAEVVCQQLGCGSAASTKFTWRISQVSSPVMLVRVNCNGTEKAIWDCSIQGWGPYSALLDYDTSVVCQGFSRLAGGDSECSGRLEVRQGQAWVTICHGHVDLMAAQVVCRELGCGTTVALPGAGQFGAAALPFWDGAFKCNGTEPLLSACTQQPPHIETCTHAATIICSPYTKFQLVDGGSICTGRVEVEARGVWGPLCATAWDMPDAHILCHHLGCGSAISLPPPGHFGMGTGMPRSDAFRCSGSERHPGQCPVEVLGQPACPPGHTAAVNCSGVAEPLRLHGGESRCDGRLEVAVRPGVWARVPVGLWDNGTATVVCRQLGCGVPEKIHAAPANGSGPIELQELRCVGTEELLAQCNVTRMATEPSKSPEELAIACSGECTG from the exons ATGCAGCACCCAGGCAGGCTGGCTCCCCTCGGTGGCATGCAGGCAGTGAGCCCCGTGGTGGGGCTGCGTGACGCCAGCAGCGGAGACAAGCCTCATATTTGGGCACGAAGCAGGTTATTGGAGGCTGGGACCCGGCAGGCGGCTGATAACCCTGCTGATAGCGGCTCCCACCGTACCTCGCCATCCCCATTGGCTCCTGCCAGCAGGGGCTGCCTAtatctccccctccccatcctgggctgcaggctgtgcatgtGGGGCACGATGGTGCCTGCcagggtgctggggctgctgctgtgcgtgCTTGTCTGCATGG GCAGCGAGGAGCTGCGGCTGGTGGATGGCGGTGGGCGCTGTGCCGGTCGCGTGGAGGTGAAGCACAAAGGCGAATGGGGCTCCGTCTGCAGCTACGACTTCGACTGGGACATACGAGGGGCGGGCGTGGTGTGCCgccagctgggctgtggcacTGTGGCCCATGCGTCCCCATACGCCCCATTTGGGCAGGGCAAGGGACGCATCTGGCTGCATCCCTTCTGTCGCGGCACAGAGTCCATCTTGCAGAACTGCCCCAACTTTGGCTGGGGGAATCACTACTGTGGCCATGAGTGGGATGTTGGGGTGATCTGCACAG AGGCGCTGGAGCTGCGGCTGGCAGACGGTCGGGGACCCTGCGATGGGAGAGTGGAGGTGAAGCTGCGGGGACGCTGGGGCACAGTGTTTGACGATGCTTGGGACATGGATGATGCTGAGGTGgtgtgccagcagctgggctgtggctcGGCTGCAAGCACGAAGTTTACCTGGCGAATTTCACAAGTTAGCAGTCCTGTAATGTTGGTCCGTGTCAACTGCAATGGGACCGAGAAAGCCATCTGGGACTGCAGCATTCAGGGTTGGGGTCCCTACAGTGCCCTTCTTGATTATGACACCTCTGTGGTCTGCCAAG GGTTCTCCCGGCTGGCCGGAGGGGACAGCGAGTGCTCTGGGAGGCTGGAGGTGCGGCAGGGCCAGGCCTGGGTCACCATCTGCCATGGCCATGTGGACCTCATGGCTGCCCAGGTCgtctgcagggagctgggctgtggtACTACAGTGGCCCTACCCGGAGCTGGGCAGtttggagcagcagcactgccgtTCTGGGATGGCGCCTTCAAGTGCAACGGCACCGAGCCCCTCCTTTCTGCTTGCACACAGCAGCCTCCTCACATTGAGACCTGCACCCATGCTGCTACAATCATCTGCTCCC CTTACACCAAGTTCCAGCTGGTGGACGGAGGCTCAATCTGCACAGGGCGAGTGGAGGTGGAGGCACGAGGGGTGTGGGGACCCCTGTGTGCCACTGCCTGGGACATGCCTGATGCACACATCCTCTGCCACCATCTGGGCTGCGGCTCTGCCATCTCCCTGCCCCCACCCGGCCATTTTGGGATGGGAACAGGGATGCCACGGAGCGATGCCTTCAGATGCAGTGGGAGCGAGCGGCACCCGGGCCAGTGCCCCGtggaggtgctggggcagcCTGCCTGCCCCCCCGGGCACACTGCAGCCGTCAACTGCTCAG GTGTCGCCGAGCCCCTGCGGCTGCACGGTGGGGAGAGCCGTTGTGACGGGCGCCTGGAGGTGGCCGTGCGCCCCGGAGTCTGGGCCCGTgtgcctgtggggctgtgggacaaCGGCACTGCCACCGTGGTGTGCCGGCAGCTGGGCTGCGGTGTGCCTGAGAAAATCCATGCTGCGCCGGCCAATGGCTCGGGCCCCatagagctgcaggagctgcgcTGTGTTGGCACCGAGGAGCTCCTGGCACAGTGCAATGTAACACGGATGGCCACAGAGCCCAGCAAGAGCCCCGAGGAGTTGGCCATCGCCTGCTCAGGTGAGTGCACTGGGTAA
- the LOC107049199 gene encoding scavenger receptor cysteine-rich type 1 protein M130 isoform X1 has product MAAEPSKNPEELAIACSGSKQLRLVGGRGRCAGRVEVYSEGTWGTICQDTWTLQDATVVCRQLGCGRALEAPGSERFGPGTGMLWLGAGGCTGTEDALWHCPAPVQRGCRRGGGAGAVCSGLLDLRLMGGSSRCSGHLEVLHEGTWGRVCANGTSPATATAVCRQLGCGTAGSLTDNPAEGSEPAWLSWVRCEEGARSLWRCPSAPWQLQECGPTGITHITCDEDSRDSSEATSPAPALTHSTVPLTAAPRSVSAPTVLCVLLGTLLCVALAALAVQAHRTRAHCQGPSKNVASEAVYEELDYSLMPEYQEVPSHTGSLSQGSGKKPFDNSGDGAEESDLQVSPDPPAQPQHSSSHGYDDVMAVPEVSPSPQTADAPAQPPEDMGYDDVGVCTLGTSL; this is encoded by the exons ATGGCCGCAGAGCCCAGCAAGAACCCCGAGGAGTTGGCCATCGCATGCTCAG GAAGCAAGCAGCTGAGGCTGGTGGGCGGCCGCGGGCGCTGTGCTGGCAGGGTGGAGGTGTACAGCGAGGGCACCTGGGGCACCATCTGCCAGGACACCTGGACCCTGCAGGATGCCACCGTCGTCTGCCGCCAGCTGGGCTGCGGAAGGGCCCTGGAGGCTCCCGGCTCCGAGCGCTTTGGGCCTGGCACTGGGATGCTGtggctgggtgctgggggctgcactGGGACAGAGGATGCTCTCTGGCACTGCCCGGCCCCAGTGCAGCGCGGCTGCCGGCGTGGCGGCGGTGCGGGCGCTGTGTGCTCAG ggctgctggacCTGCGGCTGATGGGGggaagcagcagatgcagtgGGCACCTGGAGGTGCTGCATGAGGGGACGTGGGGTCGTGTTTGCGCCAATGGCACCAGCCCTGCCACGGCCACTGCCGTCTGCCGCCAGCTGGGATGTGGCACAGCGGGGAGTCTGACAGACAACCCTGCAGAGGGCTCCGAGCCCGCCTGGCTGAGCTGGGTGAGGTGTGAGGAGGGGGCCCGCTCGCTATGGCGCTGCCCCTCGGCaccctggcagctgcaggaatgcGGCCCCACCGGGAtcacacacatcacgtgtgacgaggacagcagggacagcagtgaggccaccagcccagccccag ctctcacCCACAGCACTGTCCCGCTGACTGCAGCACCGAGGAGTGTGTCAGCACCCAcggtgctgtgtgtgctcctgGGGACGCTGCTCTGCGTGGCCCTGGCCGCCCTGGCCGTGCAGGCACACCGCACACGGGCACACTGCCAAG GCCCCAGCAAGAATGTTGCCTCCGAGGCTGTGTATGAGGAGCTGGACTACAGCCTGATGCCAGAGTACCAGGAGGTGCCCAGCCACACAG GTTCCCTATCCCAGGGCTCAGGCAAAAAACCGTTCGATAACAGTGGGGACGGTGCAGAGGAGAGTGACCTCCAGGTGTCCCCAG AcccccctgcccagccccagcacagctcctcgcATGGCTACGACGACGTTATGGCTGTGCCGGAGGTGTCCCCCTCTCCCCAGACCGCGGATGCCCCGGCACAGCCCCCCGAGGACATGGGCTATGACGACGTTGGTGTCTGCACCCTGGGGACGTCGCTGTGA
- the LOC107049198 gene encoding antigen WC1.1-like isoform X1 yields the protein MGGSSRCSGHLEVLHEGTWGRVCANGTSPATATAVCRQLGCGTAGSLTDNPAEGSEPAWLSWVRCEEGARSLWRCPSAPWQLQECGPTGITHITCDEDSRDSSEATSPAPALTHSTVPLTAAPRSVSAPTVLCVLLGTLLCVALAALAVQAHRTRAHCQGPSKNVASEAVYEELDYSLMPEYQEVPSHTGGSGMVPGAWGCPLPLSCPQHTSSFSGSLSQGSGKKTVR from the exons ATGGGGggaagcagcagatgcagtgGGCACCTGGAGGTGCTGCATGAGGGGACGTGGGGTCGTGTTTGCGCCAATGGCACCAGCCCTGCCACGGCCACTGCCGTCTGCCGCCAGCTGGGATGTGGCACAGCGGGGAGTCTGACAGACAACCCTGCAGAGGGCTCCGAGCCCGCCTGGCTGAGCTGGGTGAGGTGTGAGGAGGGGGCCCGCTCGCTATGGCGCTGCCCCTCGGCaccctggcagctgcaggaatgcGGCCCCACCGGGAtcacacacatcacgtgtgacgaggacagcagggacagcagtgaggccaccagcccagccccag ctctcacCCACAGCACTGTCCCGCTGACTGCAGCACCGAGGAGTGTGTCAGCACCCAcggtgctgtgtgtgctcctgGGGACGCTGCTCTGCGTGGCCCTGGCCGCCCTGGCCGTGCAGGCACACCGCACACGGGCACACTGCCAAG GCCCCAGCAAGAATGTTGCCTCCGAGGCTGTGTATGAGGAGCTGGACTACAGCCTGATGCCAGAGTACCAGGAGGTGCCCAGCCACACAGGTGGGAGCGGGATGGTCCCCGGGGCCTGGGGCTGTCCCCTTCCCCTGTCATGTCCCCAACACACTTCCTCCTTTTCAGGTTCCCTATCCCAGGGCTCAGGCAAAAAAACCGTTCGATAA
- the LOC107049198 gene encoding antigen WC1.1-like isoform X2 — protein MGGSSRCSGHLEVLHEGTWGRVCANGTSPATATAVCRQLGCGTAGSLTDNPAEGSEPAWLSWVRCEEGARSLWRCPSAPWQLQECGPTGITHITCDEDSRDSSEATSPAPALTHSTVPLTAAPRSVSAPTVLCVLLGTLLCVALAALAVQAHRTRAHCQGPSKNVASEAVYEELDYSLMPEYQEVPSHTGSLSQGSGKKTVR, from the exons ATGGGGggaagcagcagatgcagtgGGCACCTGGAGGTGCTGCATGAGGGGACGTGGGGTCGTGTTTGCGCCAATGGCACCAGCCCTGCCACGGCCACTGCCGTCTGCCGCCAGCTGGGATGTGGCACAGCGGGGAGTCTGACAGACAACCCTGCAGAGGGCTCCGAGCCCGCCTGGCTGAGCTGGGTGAGGTGTGAGGAGGGGGCCCGCTCGCTATGGCGCTGCCCCTCGGCaccctggcagctgcaggaatgcGGCCCCACCGGGAtcacacacatcacgtgtgacgaggacagcagggacagcagtgaggccaccagcccagccccag ctctcacCCACAGCACTGTCCCGCTGACTGCAGCACCGAGGAGTGTGTCAGCACCCAcggtgctgtgtgtgctcctgGGGACGCTGCTCTGCGTGGCCCTGGCCGCCCTGGCCGTGCAGGCACACCGCACACGGGCACACTGCCAAG GCCCCAGCAAGAATGTTGCCTCCGAGGCTGTGTATGAGGAGCTGGACTACAGCCTGATGCCAGAGTACCAGGAGGTGCCCAGCCACACAG GTTCCCTATCCCAGGGCTCAGGCAAAAAAACCGTTCGATAA